gcagccctgccgctcttactTCAACAAGGCATTGTGTTGGAGGGTTAACTGGGTAGAAACGTTTTGCTTACTGATAAACTTGATCAAGATAAAAATGCATAACTTCTCCTATAGAGGAGGCCAGGACGTGGCCCAGAGAAGCCGAATGGCAGTGGATAGAGGAGTCAGACCCGCTTTGACTTGGGGATGGTTGACATTCTTAGCAGGTCTTCATTGATTGGAGACCCCACCCTTTTCAACCTTTAGGGTTCTGCATGCAGAATTTTGTAGCTCACAGTAGGCCAATGCTGTGTCCATGAAATAGTCTAAAAGAAGACTGAATGTCGATGGGTAAATGATTTTACACATGTCCATTTTCATTTGAAGGAAGGTGGTGGTTTTCAGCGCTCGGTGATCCCCACAGACCCCTTCCCTCCGGCTTCAGGATAGCCCTTCATTGTCCACCCTTTTTCACGAGGTTGTGTCTGTGTCCCAACCGCCACAGGGCGTCCTTCACATCCTTGTTGCGCAGACTGTAGATGAGGGGGTTGAGCATGGGGATGACCAGGGTGTAGAAGATGGAGACCACTTTGCCCTGTGCCATGGATGTCACTGCTCCCGGCTGTGCGTACATGACAAAAAGAGTGCCATAAAACAAAGACACGGCTGTCAGATGAGAGCCACAGGTGGAGAAGACCTTGTGCCTCCCAGATCCTGAGTGCATCCTGAGGATGGTCACAGCTATGTAGCCATAGGAAACCAGCACAGCTAAGGTAGTGCTCACAATGATGAACCCACAGAGGCCGAAGAGCAGGAGCTCATTGAGAGCTGTGCTGCCACAGGCCAGCTGGAGCAATGGGGGAACATCACAGTAGAAGTAGTCAATACGGTTGGAGCTGCAGAAGGGCAGCTGGAACGTGAGGCTGGTCTGCACAATGGAGTTCAGGCAGCCCACACAAAAGGTACCCAGCACCAGACGGGCACAAGTCGTAGGGCACATGGTCATAGGGTACCTCAGGGGACTGCAGATGGCCATGAAACGGTCATAGGCCATCACAGCTAAGAGGAAAGTCTCAGTGGTAGCcaacaaggagaaaaagaagaactgGGTGGCACATCCCTCAAAGCTGATGACCTTCgaggaggaaaggaagttggTCATGGCTTTGGGGGCGATGATAGAGGAGTAGCAGAGGTCGACAAAGGACAGGCTcttgaggaagaagtacatgggggagTGCAGGCGGGCATCCAGGGTGATGACCACGATCATGGTGAGGTTGCCCAGGACAGTCACCACGTACAGGGCCAGGAAGACAGCAAAGAGCAGGGCCTGGGTCTTTGCGCCTCCCCCAAATCCCATCAGCACGAACCCCTGCAAGGACACTGCCGAGAGACTCCCATTTCTGTGGACTGCTGTGGCCATgagtggggacagaggcagagaggcagatggaGACGGCAAGAGGGAGGAGTTCTCACTGGTCCAGTCGGGTGTTCTACAGGCTGCTGGAACCTGTTGGT
This genomic window from Chionomys nivalis chromosome 2, mChiNiv1.1, whole genome shotgun sequence contains:
- the LOC130870099 gene encoding olfactory receptor 12 — encoded protein: MATAVHRNGSLSAVSLQGFVLMGFGGGAKTQALLFAVFLALYVVTVLGNLTMIVVITLDARLHSPMYFFLKSLSFVDLCYSSIIAPKAMTNFLSSSKVISFEGCATQFFFFSLLATTETFLLAVMAYDRFMAICSPLRYPMTMCPTTCARLVLGTFCVGCLNSIVQTSLTFQLPFCSSNRIDYFYCDVPPLLQLACGSTALNELLLFGLCGFIIVSTTLAVLVSYGYIAVTILRMHSGSGRHKVFSTCGSHLTAVSLFYGTLFVMYAQPGAVTSMAQGKVVSIFYTLVIPMLNPLIYSLRNKDVKDALWRLGHRHNLVKKGGQ